The following coding sequences lie in one Psychrobacter arenosus genomic window:
- a CDS encoding transglycosylase SLT domain-containing protein: protein MHRITYRVKVSSKNARRRIRKFVGKTRGGMSTTSKPAVFNRYTPNKFAINKWSTTKKIVQLSSIALLSLPAKSLTIMDTETPAYARVMLENTLTIASTPNDSTFFAIDNFQHGFGYDLTRSYANELGVKLNLKAYPSDAAALAAVKRGEADMALTTSSTQEITKFDLASMNLSCGQDANLTANGLHPKISWTFASANDPLSKKASHFICDNAKLANTQKLAVFYNQNLLKDAYNQEHFAKALTDKLPNYQSSFKEQADQYNHDWAVLVAMGYQESHLNANAVSPTGVEGLMMLTNSTAKAMGVSNRVDPMQSISGGARYLEEMKEQFADVPDADRLWFALAAYNMGPNAVKSIQAKIDKKGRDPNSWSNVYAYLTDNAASNSRYVQCMHYVSNIRSYLESIKTQTV from the coding sequence ATGCATCGTATTACTTATCGTGTCAAAGTATCATCGAAAAACGCCCGTCGCCGTATTAGAAAGTTTGTTGGTAAGACGCGTGGTGGTATGAGCACAACAAGTAAACCTGCCGTATTCAATCGCTATACCCCGAATAAATTTGCTATTAATAAATGGTCTACGACCAAAAAGATTGTCCAGCTCTCTAGCATTGCCCTACTATCGCTACCCGCTAAGAGCTTGACTATCATGGATACTGAGACGCCGGCTTATGCTCGCGTTATGCTAGAGAATACCTTAACGATTGCTTCTACGCCAAACGACAGCACTTTTTTTGCTATCGATAATTTTCAGCATGGCTTCGGCTATGACCTGACGCGCAGCTACGCCAATGAATTGGGAGTAAAGCTTAATTTAAAAGCTTATCCTAGCGATGCAGCAGCACTAGCGGCGGTGAAAAGAGGCGAAGCAGATATGGCATTGACGACCTCTAGCACGCAGGAAATCACGAAGTTTGACCTGGCTTCTATGAATCTAAGCTGTGGTCAAGATGCCAACCTTACGGCGAATGGCTTGCATCCTAAGATCAGTTGGACCTTTGCCAGTGCCAATGATCCGTTGTCCAAAAAAGCCAGTCACTTTATATGTGACAACGCTAAGTTGGCGAATACGCAAAAGTTAGCCGTATTCTATAATCAAAATTTGCTTAAAGATGCCTATAATCAAGAGCATTTTGCGAAAGCATTAACGGATAAGCTGCCCAACTATCAGTCGTCTTTTAAAGAGCAGGCTGATCAATACAATCACGATTGGGCGGTATTGGTGGCTATGGGCTATCAAGAGTCGCACCTTAATGCTAATGCGGTCTCCCCTACGGGCGTTGAAGGCCTTATGATGCTGACCAATAGCACGGCTAAAGCTATGGGGGTCTCCAATCGCGTCGATCCTATGCAGAGTATTAGCGGCGGCGCGCGCTATCTGGAAGAGATGAAAGAGCAGTTTGCCGATGTGCCTGATGCTGACCGTTTATGGTTTGCCTTAGCCGCCTATAATATGGGTCCGAATGCGGTCAAAAGTATTCAAGCTAAGATTGACAAAAAAGGCCGCGATCCTAATAGCTGGTCTAACGTCTATGCCTATCTAACGGATAATGCCGCTTCTAATAGCCGCTATGTGCAATGCATGCATTATGTGAGTAATATACGCAGCTATCTTGAGTCTATTAAGACGCAGACGGTATAA
- a CDS encoding Nif3-like dinuclear metal center hexameric protein, with translation MTNNDALNTHTASAANLQIADALSPSELAQWCDDYLQASQFKDYCPNGLQVDADRPIRHIITGVTACEALIDAAIEQQADAILVHHGYFWKGEPQSLVGMKGRRIRKLMQNGISLLAYHLPLDAHPKIGNNAVLAQSLGLQVTGALYPHEQYPVGNITTCAPISSAELQARIQQVLKRAPLVIHGADLGAERRLKKIGICTGGAQDMLEQAAEMGCDAYISGEISERTTHSARELGIDYFACGHHATERGGIQALGTLIQQQIPSLKVTFIDIDNPA, from the coding sequence ATGACCAATAATGACGCTCTTAATACCCATACTGCCTCCGCTGCTAACCTTCAAATAGCCGATGCCCTAAGCCCAAGCGAGTTAGCTCAATGGTGTGATGACTATCTGCAAGCAAGCCAGTTTAAAGATTATTGCCCCAATGGCTTACAAGTGGATGCCGACCGTCCTATCCGTCATATCATCACTGGGGTGACGGCTTGCGAAGCGCTTATTGATGCGGCTATCGAGCAACAAGCTGATGCTATTTTGGTCCACCATGGTTATTTTTGGAAAGGCGAACCGCAGAGTCTGGTAGGTATGAAGGGCCGCCGTATCCGTAAACTCATGCAAAACGGCATTTCCCTACTCGCCTACCACCTGCCTTTAGATGCGCATCCTAAGATTGGTAATAATGCTGTATTGGCGCAATCTTTAGGGTTGCAAGTAACAGGTGCCTTGTATCCGCATGAGCAGTATCCTGTTGGTAATATTACTACCTGTGCTCCTATCTCCTCTGCTGAGCTACAAGCGCGTATTCAACAAGTGCTTAAGCGCGCACCATTAGTGATCCATGGGGCTGACTTAGGCGCAGAGCGGAGGCTAAAAAAGATAGGTATCTGTACGGGCGGCGCACAAGATATGCTTGAGCAAGCGGCAGAGATGGGCTGTGATGCTTATATATCAGGTGAGATTTCTGAACGGACGACCCACAGTGCGCGTGAGTTAGGTATCGACTATTTTGCCTGTGGCCATCATGCCACAGAGCGCGGTGGTATCCAGGCTTTAGGCACTCTGATTCAGCAGCAGATCCCGTCTTTAAAAGTTACCTTTATCGATATAGACAATCCGGCTTAA
- a CDS encoding S1C family serine protease — protein sequence MSRPVNTKKTSVLTWLPWLLLLALLVAFAWLFTSYQSEQNAVWQPPRAEPPTQEMQPASDTPAPVGSYHDAVARASQSVVNIYTTQVVNNHPYMDDPVLRRFFEFHGGMPEQEHGETNLGSGVIVSQDGYIVTNAHVIEKADEITVSFNDGRRSRATIIGTDPDSDLAVIKVDMSGLTPLAFRSKPSKVGDVALAIGNPFGVGQTVTQGIISATGRTGLGVNKFEDFIQTDAAINPGNSGGALVDAYGQLVGINTVIFSRSGGSMGIGFAIPTSLVEQVMNALIKDGRVRRGWLGIEVQSQLRDPTQLNTTTGVEVLNVVPESPSAQSGLQIGDVILSIDGVEMTDANTLIQYVARKAPDTVLNTQVLRMVGNKQVNKQIQIILAERPPQENVEPPLIDQPYLDEPSAGGFTEDSGNGTPMTEEERLRLREELIELFEKDAARNKQ from the coding sequence ATGTCGCGCCCTGTAAATACTAAAAAAACGTCTGTTTTAACCTGGTTGCCCTGGCTATTGCTATTGGCACTTTTGGTGGCGTTTGCTTGGTTGTTCACCAGCTATCAAAGTGAACAAAATGCTGTGTGGCAGCCCCCGCGAGCTGAGCCTCCCACGCAAGAGATGCAGCCTGCGTCTGACACGCCGGCACCAGTGGGCTCCTATCATGATGCAGTGGCTCGGGCGTCACAGTCTGTCGTGAATATTTATACTACGCAAGTCGTGAATAACCACCCTTATATGGACGATCCGGTACTGCGCCGCTTTTTTGAGTTTCATGGTGGCATGCCCGAGCAAGAGCATGGCGAGACCAACTTAGGCTCAGGGGTGATTGTCTCGCAGGATGGCTATATCGTCACCAATGCTCACGTTATCGAGAAAGCGGACGAAATAACCGTGTCTTTTAATGATGGCCGCCGTAGTCGTGCGACGATCATTGGTACCGACCCTGATAGCGATTTGGCTGTGATTAAGGTCGATATGTCAGGATTGACCCCGCTAGCTTTCCGCTCAAAACCTAGTAAGGTAGGTGATGTGGCGCTCGCTATTGGTAATCCCTTTGGCGTAGGCCAGACAGTCACCCAAGGTATTATCTCAGCGACCGGTCGTACGGGGCTGGGGGTCAATAAGTTTGAGGACTTTATTCAGACGGATGCTGCTATTAACCCAGGTAACTCGGGCGGGGCATTGGTCGATGCTTATGGTCAGCTAGTGGGTATCAATACCGTGATTTTCTCACGCTCTGGAGGCTCGATGGGGATTGGTTTTGCTATTCCTACCTCGCTGGTTGAGCAAGTGATGAATGCGCTGATTAAAGATGGGCGAGTGCGCCGCGGTTGGTTAGGGATTGAAGTGCAGTCACAATTGCGTGATCCCACCCAGCTTAATACCACTACTGGGGTAGAAGTGCTCAATGTCGTTCCAGAAAGTCCTTCTGCACAAAGCGGTCTTCAGATTGGCGACGTGATTTTAAGCATTGATGGCGTAGAAATGACGGATGCCAATACGTTAATCCAATATGTGGCTCGTAAAGCGCCCGATACTGTGTTGAATACGCAAGTGCTACGTATGGTAGGCAACAAACAAGTGAATAAACAGATTCAAATTATCTTGGCAGAGCGTCCACCGCAAGAGAATGTCGAGCCACCACTGATTGACCAGCCTTATTTGGATGAGCCGAGTGCTGGCGGGTTTACGGAAGACAGTGGTAATGGTACACCGATGACCGAAGAAGAGCGGTTGCGGTTACGCGAAGAATTGATTGAACTGTTTGAAAAAGACGCAGCGCGCAATAAGCAGTAA
- the yfaE gene encoding class I ribonucleotide reductase maintenance protein YfaE, translating into MTWVKTSRTQFYLHEDETLLDGLLRTGHEVEFQCKEGYCGSCRVRLVSGSHPIDYAIIPLAMIEEDEILPCCCRVQGVIHICHERIKD; encoded by the coding sequence ATGACCTGGGTAAAAACCAGTCGGACACAGTTTTATTTGCATGAAGACGAAACTTTATTAGATGGCCTATTGCGTACCGGTCATGAGGTCGAGTTTCAGTGTAAGGAAGGCTATTGTGGCAGTTGCCGCGTACGCTTAGTCTCAGGCTCGCACCCTATAGACTATGCCATTATACCGCTAGCTATGATTGAAGAAGATGAGATCCTACCCTGCTGTTGCCGGGTGCAAGGCGTCATTCATATCTGTCATGAACGTATCAAGGACTAG
- the nrdB gene encoding class Ia ribonucleoside-diphosphate reductase subunit beta, which yields MTYSIFCQTPNNALKEPMFFGQPVNVARYDQQKHPIFEQLIEKQLSFFWRPEEVDVSRDRLDFGNLSSHEQHIFLSNLKYQTLLDSIQGRSPNVVLLPLVSIPELETWIETWSFSETIHSRSYTHIIRNIVNDPSLVFDDIMENKNILDRASDIAKYYDDLYQHSQVYSLFGAGTHTINGKEITVDLRILKKKLYLCIMAVNVLEAIRFYVSFACSFAFAERKLMEGNAKIIKLIARDEALHLTSTQHMLNLMRNGKDDPEMVEIAKECFDDSIEIFRKAAEQEKDWAGYLFKDGSMIGLNKDILCQYIEYITNLRMEAVGLPAIFSEAKSNPIPWINTWLSSDNVQVAPQETEISSYLVGQIDSDLSNSDFDDFEL from the coding sequence ATGACCTACTCAATTTTTTGCCAAACGCCAAACAATGCCCTCAAAGAACCCATGTTTTTTGGTCAACCGGTCAACGTCGCCCGTTACGACCAACAAAAGCACCCTATCTTTGAGCAACTGATTGAAAAGCAACTGTCTTTCTTTTGGCGTCCTGAAGAAGTGGACGTGTCGCGCGACCGTCTCGACTTTGGCAATCTATCTTCGCATGAGCAGCATATCTTCTTAAGTAACTTAAAGTATCAGACCCTGCTCGACTCGATTCAAGGCCGTAGCCCCAACGTTGTGTTATTGCCGTTGGTGTCTATCCCTGAGCTAGAGACTTGGATTGAAACTTGGTCATTTTCTGAGACCATTCACTCGCGCAGCTATACCCACATTATCCGTAACATCGTCAATGACCCAAGTTTAGTATTTGATGACATTATGGAAAACAAAAACATCCTAGACCGCGCGTCAGATATCGCGAAATACTACGACGACCTGTATCAGCACTCGCAAGTCTATAGCTTGTTTGGCGCAGGCACGCATACTATAAATGGTAAAGAAATCACCGTAGATTTGAGAATTCTAAAAAAGAAACTCTACTTATGCATCATGGCGGTGAACGTACTTGAAGCCATTCGTTTCTATGTCTCATTCGCCTGCTCGTTCGCCTTTGCTGAACGTAAGCTAATGGAAGGCAACGCCAAAATTATTAAATTGATCGCCCGTGATGAAGCTCTACATTTAACCAGCACCCAGCACATGCTCAACTTAATGCGCAATGGTAAAGACGACCCTGAAATGGTTGAAATTGCCAAAGAATGCTTTGATGACAGCATTGAGATTTTCCGTAAGGCAGCTGAACAAGAAAAGGATTGGGCAGGTTACCTATTTAAAGACGGCTCCATGATTGGCTTAAATAAAGACATTCTTTGCCAGTACATAGAATATATCACCAATTTACGTATGGAAGCTGTGGGCCTACCCGCTATCTTCTCAGAGGCAAAATCCAACCCTATCCCTTGGATTAATACTTGGCTGTCATCAGATAACGTACAGGTCGCGCCACAAGAAACCGAGATCAGCTCGTACTTGGTTGGTCAAATCGATTCAGACCTATCGAATAGTGACTTTGACGACTTTGAATTATAA
- the vapC gene encoding type II toxin-antitoxin system tRNA(fMet)-specific endonuclease VapC yields the protein MYLLDSNICIYIIKEQPPQVIEKFRQFQPQQIKLSTVSICELAFGVEKSGLIKNKVALEKFVKPFAIEPFDQACIWHYARLRNELQAKGQVIGSLDMLIAAHALALDATLVTNNVKEFDRVPNLRVENWI from the coding sequence ATGTATTTATTAGATTCTAATATTTGTATTTATATTATTAAAGAACAGCCACCACAAGTGATTGAAAAGTTCAGACAGTTTCAGCCACAACAAATTAAGCTATCGACCGTTAGTATTTGTGAGTTAGCCTTTGGGGTCGAAAAAAGTGGTTTAATCAAGAATAAAGTGGCGCTAGAAAAATTTGTTAAGCCTTTTGCGATTGAACCATTCGACCAAGCTTGTATTTGGCATTATGCAAGACTACGTAATGAACTGCAAGCTAAGGGCCAAGTCATCGGCAGTCTCGACATGTTAATAGCGGCGCACGCATTAGCCCTAGATGCCACATTAGTCACTAACAATGTTAAAGAGTTCGACCGTGTACCCAATCTAAGAGTTGAAAACTGGATTTAG
- a CDS encoding antitoxin, with protein sequence METVQRLEDNVDIKSKPDSQTQSDTAKVFMSGNSQAVRLPKAYRFDADIDTLEIKKVGDSIVLTPKQTQVSVWDEFVQGLAGFDSDFADCFKDREKENRLADMAEVEKNAALSQLFLDSPDK encoded by the coding sequence ATGGAAACAGTGCAACGGCTAGAAGATAATGTAGACATTAAGAGCAAACCTGATAGTCAGACACAATCAGACACCGCTAAAGTCTTTATGTCCGGCAACAGCCAAGCGGTGCGTCTACCTAAAGCTTATCGCTTTGACGCTGACATAGATACTTTAGAGATAAAAAAAGTGGGTGACAGTATCGTGTTAACACCTAAGCAAACTCAAGTAAGTGTTTGGGACGAGTTTGTTCAAGGCTTAGCAGGATTTGATTCAGATTTTGCCGACTGTTTTAAAGACAGAGAAAAGGAAAATCGACTGGCCGATATGGCAGAAGTTGAGAAGAATGCCGCTTTAAGTCAACTATTTTTAGATAGTCCAGATAAGTAG
- the nrdA gene encoding class 1a ribonucleoside-diphosphate reductase subunit alpha, translating to MTHIDKIQVTKRDGRLEPIDLDKIHKVIAWAADGLDNVSVSQVELKSHIQFYEGIRTRDIHETIIKAAADLISEDTPDYQYLAARLAIFHLRKIAYNQFTPPALFDHVTKLTAAGKYDEHILADYSQAEFAELDEYIDHWRDMNLAYAAVEQMAGKYLVQDRVTKTVYESPQFLYILVGMCLFAGYDKSERLDYVKRFYDATSQFKISLPTPIMAGVRTPSRQFSSCVLIECGDNLDSINATTSAIVRYVSQRAGIGINAGRIRALGSPIRGGEAQHTGCIPFYKLFQTAVKCCSQGGVRGGAATLFYPLWHLEVESLLVLKNNRGVEDNRVRQMDYGVQLNKLLYTRLIKGQDICLFSPSDVPGLYDAFFEDQDEFERLYELYEKDSNIRKRHIPATELFSMMMQERASTGRIYIQNVDHCNTHSPFDSKVAPIRQSNLCMEIALPTSPLDNINDEKGEIALCTLSAVNLGKVEDVSDIEEPAELIVRALDALLDYQDYPVKAAENGSMKRRTLGVGVINYAYYLAKNGTKYSEEAALGLTHKTFEALQFYLLKASNKLAKEKGACPAFGDTTYSQGILPIDTYKADLDKICAEPLHLDWETLRSEITTHGLRNSTLSALMPSETSSQIANATNGIEPPRGLVSIKASKDGILKQVVPDIEKLKGQYELLWQMPNNDGYLKLVAIMQKFIDQSISANTNYDPSRFEGSRVPMKVLLKDLLTAYKLGVKTLYYHNTRDGANDAQADMEDDGCAGGACKL from the coding sequence ATGACCCATATTGATAAAATCCAAGTTACCAAACGTGATGGCCGCCTAGAGCCAATCGATTTAGATAAAATTCACAAAGTTATCGCTTGGGCGGCCGATGGGTTAGACAATGTCTCAGTATCGCAAGTCGAGCTTAAGTCACACATTCAGTTTTATGAAGGCATTCGCACGCGTGACATCCACGAGACCATCATCAAAGCTGCTGCCGATCTTATCTCTGAAGACACGCCAGACTATCAATATTTAGCTGCGCGCTTAGCTATTTTCCATTTGCGTAAGATTGCTTACAACCAATTCACTCCTCCGGCCCTATTTGACCACGTCACCAAGCTGACTGCCGCCGGTAAATATGATGAGCATATCCTAGCCGACTATAGCCAAGCCGAGTTTGCTGAGCTAGACGAGTACATCGACCACTGGCGCGATATGAACCTAGCCTACGCTGCCGTCGAGCAAATGGCCGGTAAATACTTAGTGCAAGACCGCGTCACCAAGACCGTTTACGAAAGCCCGCAGTTCCTTTATATCCTAGTCGGTATGTGCTTGTTTGCTGGCTATGATAAGTCTGAGCGTCTCGACTACGTCAAGCGTTTCTACGATGCGACCTCACAGTTCAAAATCTCGCTACCCACGCCTATCATGGCAGGGGTACGTACGCCATCGCGTCAGTTTAGCTCATGCGTCCTAATCGAATGTGGCGATAACCTAGACTCCATCAACGCGACCACTAGCGCCATCGTGCGTTACGTGTCTCAACGTGCTGGCATTGGTATCAACGCTGGTCGTATCCGTGCCCTAGGCAGCCCTATCCGTGGCGGCGAAGCCCAGCATACCGGTTGTATCCCTTTCTATAAGCTGTTCCAAACTGCGGTTAAATGCTGTTCACAAGGTGGCGTCCGTGGCGGTGCTGCAACGTTGTTCTATCCACTATGGCATCTCGAAGTTGAGTCATTATTGGTCCTTAAAAACAACCGCGGCGTTGAAGACAACCGTGTGCGCCAAATGGACTACGGCGTGCAGCTGAACAAACTGCTATATACCCGTCTGATTAAAGGCCAAGATATTTGCCTATTCTCACCATCTGACGTACCGGGTTTATACGACGCGTTCTTTGAAGATCAAGACGAGTTTGAGCGTCTGTATGAGCTGTATGAAAAGGACAGCAACATTCGCAAGCGTCATATCCCAGCGACCGAATTATTCAGCATGATGATGCAAGAGCGCGCCAGTACCGGTCGTATCTACATCCAAAACGTCGACCATTGCAACACGCACAGCCCATTCGACTCTAAGGTTGCGCCGATTCGTCAGTCCAACCTATGTATGGAAATAGCCCTACCAACCAGTCCTCTTGATAATATCAATGACGAAAAAGGCGAAATTGCCCTATGTACGCTATCTGCCGTTAACTTGGGTAAAGTCGAAGACGTAAGCGATATCGAAGAGCCTGCCGAGCTAATCGTGCGTGCGCTAGATGCCCTACTCGACTACCAAGACTATCCGGTCAAAGCCGCTGAAAATGGTAGTATGAAACGCCGTACGTTAGGCGTTGGGGTCATCAACTATGCTTATTACCTAGCCAAAAACGGTACGAAGTATTCTGAAGAAGCCGCTCTTGGTCTAACGCATAAAACCTTTGAAGCCTTACAGTTTTATCTCTTAAAGGCGTCGAACAAATTGGCGAAAGAGAAAGGCGCATGCCCAGCTTTCGGCGATACGACCTACTCGCAAGGTATCTTACCGATTGATACTTATAAAGCCGACTTGGATAAAATCTGTGCAGAGCCATTACATTTAGATTGGGAAACGCTACGCAGCGAAATCACCACTCATGGTCTACGCAACTCTACCTTGTCTGCCTTGATGCCTTCTGAAACTTCTAGCCAGATTGCTAACGCGACTAATGGCATTGAGCCACCACGCGGCCTAGTGTCTATCAAAGCCTCTAAAGACGGCATCCTAAAACAAGTTGTGCCCGATATTGAAAAATTAAAAGGTCAATACGAGCTATTGTGGCAAATGCCGAATAACGATGGCTACTTGAAGCTGGTCGCTATCATGCAGAAGTTTATCGATCAGAGCATCTCGGCCAACACAAACTATGACCCAAGCCGCTTTGAAGGCTCACGTGTGCCAATGAAAGTCTTGTTAAAAGACTTATTGACTGCTTATAAACTGGGCGTGAAGACTCTGTATTATCACAACACTCGTGATGGTGCTAATGATGCGCAAGCGGACATGGAAGATGATGGCTGTGCTGGTGGCGCTTGTAAGCTTTAA
- a CDS encoding YbeD family protein, producing the protein MTNEDQPIKGKKTDIQNPELWEFPMDYPMSIIGHEGQQETLLNELKLILGSQFPEFDLASIQLVPSKTGRFHSARVNVHLTAAEQVNELYAALDAAKTVRMVV; encoded by the coding sequence TTGACCAATGAAGACCAACCGATCAAAGGCAAAAAGACCGACATTCAAAACCCTGAGCTGTGGGAGTTTCCTATGGACTATCCTATGAGCATCATCGGTCACGAAGGCCAACAAGAGACCTTGCTAAATGAATTAAAGCTAATCTTAGGCAGTCAGTTTCCAGAATTTGATTTAGCCTCTATTCAATTGGTGCCTTCTAAGACCGGCCGTTTTCACTCTGCCCGCGTCAATGTTCATCTAACGGCAGCTGAGCAAGTCAACGAGTTGTATGCCGCGCTTGATGCTGCCAAAACGGTGCGTATGGTGGTCTAA
- the rpoD gene encoding RNA polymerase sigma factor RpoD encodes MSDKSVSQSTSQLATLIQMGKEQGYLTYAEVNDQLPDSITESDQIEDIVQMLTDVGIKIFESAPDADDILMNDDSSDDDMAADEAAAVLAAVETEPGRTTDPVRMYMREMGTVDLLTREGEIAIAKRIEEGIRDVQHAMSYWPGTVQFVLDEYQKVLDGDKKLSDVITGFLDPEDMTQPVVVEEKEEAPVIKTKAKNTPEKDDDEDDEDEVEGEEEEAEETTGIDPEEVRARLEEIEGLFQTAKQALLDFGRGSPQADEAYAQLAERFMMLKLNNRLSDQVMAIMHDVYDDVRKQERQIMKLVIRRGRMPRTEFRKTFPSNETNVDWLTERLKGKPGFADHLEKVVDDVILLQRKIRDYEQQLDMEIHDMKDVARRMAIGEAKARRAKKEMVEANLRLVISIAKKYTNRGLQFLDLIQEGNIGLMKAVDKFEYRRGYKFSTYATWWIRQAITRSIADQARTIRIPVHMIETINKINRVSRQLLQEMGREPTPEELGERLEMDEVKVRKVLKIAKEPISMETPIGDDEDSHLGDFIEDQTISSPVEDATAAGLREATKDVLGNLTEREARVLKMRFGIDMPTDHTLEEVGKQFDVTRERIRQIEAKALRKLRHPSRSEHLRSFLEND; translated from the coding sequence ATGAGCGATAAGTCAGTTTCTCAGTCTACCTCTCAGCTAGCGACCCTCATCCAGATGGGTAAAGAACAAGGCTACCTGACCTATGCTGAGGTCAATGATCAGCTACCGGACTCTATCACCGAAAGTGATCAGATCGAAGATATCGTCCAGATGCTCACCGACGTAGGCATCAAAATATTTGAATCAGCGCCAGATGCTGATGATATCTTGATGAATGATGACTCAAGCGATGACGATATGGCAGCCGATGAAGCGGCAGCGGTATTAGCAGCGGTTGAGACTGAGCCCGGCCGCACGACCGACCCTGTACGTATGTATATGCGTGAAATGGGTACGGTGGATCTGTTGACGCGTGAAGGCGAGATTGCTATCGCTAAACGTATCGAAGAAGGTATCCGCGATGTCCAGCATGCTATGTCTTATTGGCCTGGTACCGTTCAGTTTGTCTTAGACGAATATCAAAAAGTTTTGGATGGTGATAAAAAGCTCTCTGACGTCATTACCGGCTTTTTAGACCCTGAAGACATGACACAACCTGTCGTCGTTGAAGAAAAAGAAGAAGCCCCAGTCATTAAGACTAAAGCCAAAAACACTCCCGAAAAAGATGATGATGAAGACGATGAAGACGAAGTCGAGGGTGAAGAAGAAGAGGCCGAAGAGACTACTGGGATAGACCCTGAAGAAGTGCGGGCGCGTTTGGAGGAGATTGAAGGGTTATTCCAAACGGCTAAGCAAGCCTTACTAGACTTTGGTCGTGGTAGCCCACAAGCAGATGAAGCCTATGCGCAATTGGCTGAACGTTTTATGATGCTCAAGCTCAATAACCGTCTGTCTGATCAAGTTATGGCGATTATGCACGACGTCTATGATGATGTGCGTAAGCAAGAGCGCCAAATCATGAAGTTAGTGATTCGCCGTGGCCGTATGCCGCGTACTGAATTCCGTAAGACTTTCCCAAGTAATGAGACCAATGTAGATTGGTTGACCGAGCGTCTAAAAGGTAAGCCTGGTTTTGCTGACCATCTCGAAAAAGTCGTCGATGACGTGATTCTATTGCAGCGTAAAATCCGTGATTACGAGCAGCAGCTCGACATGGAAATCCACGACATGAAAGACGTGGCTCGTCGTATGGCGATTGGTGAAGCGAAAGCCCGCCGTGCGAAAAAAGAAATGGTAGAAGCTAACTTACGTCTGGTTATCTCTATTGCGAAAAAATATACTAACCGTGGCTTGCAGTTCCTCGATTTGATTCAAGAAGGTAACATCGGCTTGATGAAAGCGGTGGACAAGTTTGAATACCGTCGTGGTTATAAGTTCTCAACTTATGCGACTTGGTGGATTCGTCAGGCGATTACCCGCTCTATCGCGGATCAGGCGCGTACCATTCGTATCCCTGTGCATATGATTGAGACGATTAACAAAATAAACCGTGTCTCGCGTCAGTTACTCCAAGAGATGGGTCGTGAGCCTACGCCTGAGGAGTTAGGCGAACGTTTAGAGATGGACGAAGTGAAAGTCCGTAAAGTGCTTAAAATCGCTAAAGAGCCTATCTCTATGGAGACGCCAATCGGTGATGATGAAGATTCACACTTGGGCGATTTCATTGAAGACCAGACGATTTCTAGTCCGGTTGAAGATGCGACGGCTGCCGGTCTGCGTGAAGCGACCAAAGATGTCTTGGGCAACCTAACCGAGCGTGAAGCCCGCGTCCTGAAAATGCGTTTCGGTATCGACATGCCGACGGACCATACTTTGGAAGAAGTAGGTAAGCAATTCGACGTGACCCGTGAGCGTATTCGTCAAATTGAAGCGAAAGCTCTGCGTAAACTGCGTCATCCTTCACGCTCTGAGCACCTACGCTCATTCCTTGAAAATGACTAA